One stretch of Glycine soja cultivar W05 chromosome 7, ASM419377v2, whole genome shotgun sequence DNA includes these proteins:
- the LOC114417930 gene encoding protein indeterminate-domain 7-like: MEMKGFMFYQQQQQQQIVEENMSNLTSASGEASASSGNRTEIGTSYMAPPPTQIQPPKKKRNLPGNPDPDAEVIALSPKSLLATNRFICEICNKGFQRDQNLQLHRRGHNLPWKLKQRTSKEVRKKVYVCPEPSCVHHDPSRALGDLTGIKKHFCRKHGEKKWKCDKCSKKYAVQSDWKAHSKTCGTREYRCDCGTLFSRRDSFITHRAFCDALAEESARAIANPLLPPQQQQSSSSHMSTLQTQFNPQNLHAFPLKKEMPPWLGPPATVVVDHHLSSSSSIMFSPPHQENPNPSLGPTLAAYQTVPNPHMSATALLQKAAQMGATMSRSGSTPAMTGPHHHAHVSHFGLNLSSREDTTTTTPSTTTTNANTATVFSHGLLSSSPLGNKAAAAAAVSSSAPSLLHDVINSFSSPSAFEGTPFEDAFIQSSKKLDDDHNLYLHDTFSKTSGAAGNNINEGLTRDFLGLRPLSHADILTIAGIGNCIHDQQNQSQKPWQG; this comes from the exons ATGGAGATGAAGGGTTTTATGTTCtaccaacaacagcaacagcaacaAATAGTGGAGGAGAACATGTCAAATTTGACTTCTGCATCTGGTGAAGCTAGTGCTTCCTCAGGTAACAGAACTGAAATTGGAACCAGCTACATGGCTCCACCACCAACTCAGATTCAAccaccaaagaaaaaaagaaacctcCCTGGCAATCcag ACCCTGATGCTGAGGTTATAGCCTTGTCCCCCAAGAGTCTTCTTGCCACAAACAGGTTCATTTGTGAGATCTGCAACAAAGGATTTCAAAGAGACCAGAACCTTCAGCTTCACAGAAGAGGGCACAATTTGCCATGGAAGCTGAAGCAGAGAACAAGCAAAGAGGTGAGGAAGAAGGTGTATGTGTGTCCAGAGCCAAGTTGTGTGCATCATGACCCATCAAGGGCCCTGGGGGACCTAACTGGGATCAAGAAGCACTTCTGCAGAAAGCACGGTGAGAAGAAGTGGAAATGTGACAAGTGCTCCAAGAAGTATGCAGTTCAATCAGATTGGAAAGCTCACTCCAAAACCTGTGGCACTAGGGAGTACAGATGTGACTGTGGAACCCTCTTCTCAAG GAGGGACAGTTTCATAACCCACAGAGCTTTCTGTGATGCATTGGCAGAGGAGAGTGCAAGAGCCATCGCAAACCCACTTCTTCccccacaacaacaacaatcttcTTCCTCTCACATGAGTACTCTCCAAACCCAATTCAACCCTCAAAACCTCCATGCCTTCCCATTGAAAAAAGAAATGCCCCCTTGGCTTGGCCCACCAGCAACAGTAGTTGTTGATCATCATCTGTCTTCATCCTCATCCATAATGTTCTCTCCTCCACACCAAGAAAACCCTAACCCTAGTCTTGGTCCCACTCTTGCTGCCTACCAAACAGTCCCTAATCCACACATGTCAGCCACTGCATTGCTGCAGAAAGCAGCTCAGATGGGTGCAACCATGAGCAGAAGTGGTTCCACACCAGCCATGACTGGGCCCCACCATCATGCTCACGTGTCTCATTTTGGCTTGAACTTGTCCTCACGTGAagacaccaccaccaccacccctTCAACAACAACTACTAATGCTAACACTGCTACAGTGTTCAGCCATGGCTTATTATCATCATCACCATTGGGGAATaaagctgctgctgctgctgctgtgtCTTCTTCCGCACCATCCCTTCTTCACGATGTTATCAACtctttctcttctccttctGCCTTTGAAGGAACCCCTTTTGAGGATGCATTCATTCAGAGCTCAAAGAAACTAGATGATGATCATAACTTGTATTTGCATGACACATTCTCAAAAACAAGTGGTGCAGCTGGGAATAATATTAATGAAGGGTTGACCAGAGATTTCTTGGGTCTTAGGCCCCTCTCTCATGCTGATATTCTCACCATCGCTGGCATTGGAAATTGCATCCATGATCAGCAGAACCAGTCTCAAAAGCCATGGCAAGGTTAG